The sequence ATAAACACTTAAGTGTTTAAACTTATGCTCAGTTGTGGTAGACTTATATTGTACAGCCATAGTTGAGAACCTCCTGTATGTTTGGATTGGACACCTAAATCATACATGATTTCTCACTATGGTTGTCAATTTTTTATTTCATTTTACTGTTGCATTTAATTTTACAACGAACCGGGAAGTTGTAAAATAAAATGCCGTAATATATAGAAAACTCATGGTAATCCATTGTAAAATGTTTAATAACCAAAGAAAAACATTAGCAAAGGAGTACCATGAGTTATATATGAATAATAACACAGAAACAAGAAAAAACAAACACCTAAATGAAAGAGAAAGATACGCCATAGAGTTGTACCTAAAAGAAAAGTATACAGTAACGGAAATAGCAAAGAGGTTGGGCAGGCACAGAAGGACAATAGAAAGAGAAATAACCCGTGGGACAATATATTTACAAAATAGTGATTTAACATACAGAAAAGAGTATTGTGCAGATGTAGCCCAAAGGAGATATGTAGAGAACGGGAAGAATAAAGGTCCACGGTTAAAGATAGGAAATGACCATGAATTAGTGAGGTATATAGAATCAAAGATAATAAATGAAAAATATTCTCCTGATGCTGTTATTGGACAAATAAAAGCAAAGGGACTGAAGTTTAAAACGAGTATCTGCACGAAAACACTATATAACTACATTGATAGAGGGGATGTATTTTTAAGACTAACGAATAAATATTTGCCAGTGAAAAAGGATGGTAAAAAACGCATATATCAAAGGGTAAAGAAGATAGCACTGAAAAATCTTAAGGGAAGCAGCATAGAGGAAAGGCCGAAAGAAGTTAACGATAGGAAGGAATATGGACACTGGGAGATGGACTGTGTAGTAGGCAGAAAAAATAGCGCAGCAGTATTACTGGTATTAAGTGAACGAAAGACAAGAGAAGAAATAATTCTTAAACTACCAGACAAAACGCAGGAATCAGTAATCAAAGCAATAGATGAATTAGAAAGGAAGTATAGAAGGAAATTTAGGGAGAAGTTTAAAACGATAACAGTAGATAACGGGACAGAGTTTTTGGACTATAGAGGGATAGAGAAATCAAAAACAGAGCCAGGCAAGGACAGGACGAAAGTGTATTATGCTCATCCTTATAGTTCTTGGGAAAGAGGAACGAACGAAAATATTAATAAACTGATAAGAAGATTTATACCAAAAGGAACAGATATATCAAAAGTAAGTAAAGCAAAAATAAAAAGTATAGAGAGATGGATTAATGAATATCCAAGAAGAATGTTTGGTTATAGGTCAGCCATAGAAATGGCGGTATGATGTATAGAATTTATTCCAGTAAGCAATGGATTTACCAAATTTTGCACGGCATTTAATATTGCAATTTATATTTTACAACGAACCAAACAATTTTCTTTACTTTTTATTGTTTCTATGATATTAAATATATATTATAATAAAATAACATTTTTGAACGGATCAGTCTTTCAAGGTATTTAACTTTTAGGGTAGAATCTTCTTTTATGAAGTTTTTACCCTTTATTGCGTCTGATAATGGATTGAACGGAAATTTGGAGCGGGATGCAGCCTTTGAAGAAAGAAAATTAAAAGACGTAGATTTCGAGAGGAAGATGATAATAATATATGAAAATTATTGTTGTTGGATGCGGAAAGATCGGTTATACGATAGCAAAGGTATTATCTGAAAAAAAAGACATTGATGTAACAGTTGTAGATAATAATCCAAATATTTTTGATAAAATGGTTGAACCAATTGATGTAATATTTATTTCAGGTAATGGAGCAAATGAAAAGACGCTGATTGAAGCCGGTGCCAAGGACGCGGATTTAATTGTAAGCACAACGAATGCTGACGAATTAAATGTATTATGCTGTATTATGGCAGAACGTCTGGGAACAAAACATTCTATAGCAAGAGTCCGGAATCCTGAATATATGCTGGAATTTAATAAGCTTTGGAAAGACCTTGGTATTGATATGGTCATTAATCCAGAGAGACAAACGGCAAGAGAGATTTCAAGGATTTTGAGATATCACGCTGCTGACGATATAGTTACATTTATAGGTGACAGAGTGGAATTGGTTTCTTTTAAAGTATCTGAAACACCGGAATATTTCGTTGGCAAGAGCGTATCTCAGATTTTTGACAATAACATGGGAATCCTTCTTGCGATCGTTGAAAGGGAAAACCAAGCGTTAATTCCAAATGGAGATTTAATTTTTAAGGAATCCGACATTATCTGGATAATGGGTCGCCCGTCTCAAATTATGAAGTTCTTTACCCTTATAAAGAAAGGGCCTAAAAAAGGGCAGGAAATTATGGTCATAGGTGGAGGAAAAATCACCCATTACCTTGTTGAACTTTTAAACAGACATACGACGAAAGCTAATATAAAAATCATAAAAAAAGACCGGAGTAAATGCGAATCGTTGTACGAAGCTTTGTCCTCCGCCTCCCTTGAACGGCGCTGTCTGTTCATTCATGGAGACGGAACGAATGAAGAACTTCTCATTGATGAGGGAATCGACACAATGGACGCATGTGTATGCCTGACGGACAGGGATGAAGAAAACGTTTTCATCTCCCTTTACGCCATGCGCAGGGGAGTAAAGAAGGTTATCACAAAGATAAACTATATTCATCAGAATATGGCTAAAAGTCTAGGTTTATGGTTGGGAAATATTATTACGCCTCAATACATAACGGCAAAAACTGTTATCCGTTATGTTGACGGACTGAGCGGGGCGGTTGGAAGAAATATTATGACCATTCACCAGATTTATTCCGGTGATGACGGGAATGTTGACGCAATTGAATTCCAGGTGAACAAAAAAGCAAAATGCATTGATACACCTATAAAAAAATTAAAGCTGAAGAAAGGAATTTTGATAGGCTGTATAAGCAGGGATTTTGATATTATTATTCCATCAGGAGAAACAGAGATTCATATTGGTGACAGAGTTATTATTTTTTCAAAAAATAATGATATTCGTGATCTCGATGATATTTTGGAAAACTAGACATTTTGACAGTTACGATAAAAAATGAACAAGAAGGTAAGGTAAAATGAATTACAGGCTCATTTTTAAATTAATAGGAAATGTGCTCAGGATAGAAGCATTATTTATGCTTTTTCCTCTTCTCGTTTCATTTATATACGGTGGTGGAGATCATCCGGCTTTCCTGTGGTCAATTCTAATTTCAGCCGCAGTAGGTACAATATTAGCCAAATTAAACCCAAAAGACAAAAACTTTAGAGTAAAGGACGCTTTTGTTGTTGCCGGTTTTTCATGGATTTTTCTTTCGCTTTTCGGTGCGTTGCCGTTTTATTTTTCCGGATATTTCAATAGTTTTGTCGACTGCGTATTTGAATCCATATCAGGTTTTACGACTACCGGTTCTTCCATATTAACCAATGTTGAAGTACTGCCGAAAGGAATATTGTTTTGGCGAAGCTTTTCTCACTGGATTGGCGGTATGGGTATCCTGATGTTTATGATAGCGGTCATGCCGTCTATTAATGCGTCATCAGTTAATCTTTTAAGAGCGGAAAGCACGGGACCGGCGCCTGATAAAATTGTACCCAGGATACAAGAGACAGCCAAAATCATGTAC comes from Acetivibrio thermocellus ATCC 27405 and encodes:
- a CDS encoding IS30-like element ISCth2 family transposase encodes the protein MVIHCKMFNNQRKTLAKEYHELYMNNNTETRKNKHLNERERYAIELYLKEKYTVTEIAKRLGRHRRTIEREITRGTIYLQNSDLTYRKEYCADVAQRRYVENGKNKGPRLKIGNDHELVRYIESKIINEKYSPDAVIGQIKAKGLKFKTSICTKTLYNYIDRGDVFLRLTNKYLPVKKDGKKRIYQRVKKIALKNLKGSSIEERPKEVNDRKEYGHWEMDCVVGRKNSAAVLLVLSERKTREEIILKLPDKTQESVIKAIDELERKYRRKFREKFKTITVDNGTEFLDYRGIEKSKTEPGKDRTKVYYAHPYSSWERGTNENINKLIRRFIPKGTDISKVSKAKIKSIERWINEYPRRMFGYRSAIEMAV
- the trkA gene encoding Trk system potassium transporter TrkA translates to MKIIVVGCGKIGYTIAKVLSEKKDIDVTVVDNNPNIFDKMVEPIDVIFISGNGANEKTLIEAGAKDADLIVSTTNADELNVLCCIMAERLGTKHSIARVRNPEYMLEFNKLWKDLGIDMVINPERQTAREISRILRYHAADDIVTFIGDRVELVSFKVSETPEYFVGKSVSQIFDNNMGILLAIVERENQALIPNGDLIFKESDIIWIMGRPSQIMKFFTLIKKGPKKGQEIMVIGGGKITHYLVELLNRHTTKANIKIIKKDRSKCESLYEALSSASLERRCLFIHGDGTNEELLIDEGIDTMDACVCLTDRDEENVFISLYAMRRGVKKVITKINYIHQNMAKSLGLWLGNIITPQYITAKTVIRYVDGLSGAVGRNIMTIHQIYSGDDGNVDAIEFQVNKKAKCIDTPIKKLKLKKGILIGCISRDFDIIIPSGETEIHIGDRVIIFSKNNDIRDLDDILEN